A genomic window from Pseudonocardia broussonetiae includes:
- a CDS encoding Mrp/NBP35 family ATP-binding protein, whose protein sequence is MSTSTGTTTVEQAVRAALATVEDPEIHKPITDLGMVKGVEVTPEGLARIGVYLTVAGCPMKDTITTRVTVAVSQVPGVTGVQVDLDVMSDEQRAELRRGLRGDAAEPVIPFAQPGSLTRVYCVASGKGGVGKSSITVNLAAAMAARGLSVGVVDADIYGHSIPRMLGTTTLPTKVDDMIMPPQAHDVKVISIGMFTPGNEAVVWRGPMLHRALQQFLADVFWGDLDILLLDLPPGTGDIAISTAQLIPNAELLVVTTPQQAAAEVAERAGSIALQTKQRIAGVVENMSWMELPDGTRMEVFGSGGGQTVADSLTRAIGAPVPLLGQIPLETALRECGDAGTPIVLTHPESASAKALSAVAGKLTTRARGLAGMSLNLTPVSR, encoded by the coding sequence GTGTCCACCTCCACCGGAACCACCACCGTCGAGCAGGCCGTCCGCGCCGCGCTCGCCACCGTCGAGGACCCGGAGATCCACAAGCCGATCACCGACCTGGGGATGGTCAAGGGGGTCGAGGTCACGCCCGAGGGCCTGGCCCGCATCGGCGTGTACCTCACCGTCGCCGGCTGCCCCATGAAGGACACGATCACCACGCGCGTCACCGTGGCCGTCTCGCAGGTCCCGGGCGTCACCGGCGTGCAGGTCGACCTCGACGTCATGAGCGACGAGCAGCGCGCCGAGCTGCGCCGCGGCCTGCGCGGCGACGCCGCCGAGCCGGTGATCCCGTTCGCGCAGCCCGGGTCGCTCACCCGCGTGTACTGCGTCGCGTCCGGCAAGGGCGGCGTCGGCAAGTCCTCGATCACCGTCAACCTCGCCGCCGCCATGGCCGCGCGCGGCCTCTCGGTGGGCGTCGTCGACGCCGACATCTACGGGCACTCGATCCCGCGGATGCTGGGCACGACCACGCTGCCCACCAAGGTCGACGACATGATCATGCCGCCGCAGGCGCACGACGTGAAGGTCATCTCGATCGGCATGTTCACGCCGGGCAACGAGGCCGTCGTGTGGCGCGGCCCGATGCTGCACCGCGCGCTGCAGCAGTTCCTGGCCGACGTGTTCTGGGGCGACCTCGACATCCTGCTGCTCGACCTCCCGCCGGGCACCGGTGACATCGCGATCTCCACCGCGCAGCTCATCCCCAACGCGGAGCTGCTCGTCGTCACCACGCCGCAGCAGGCGGCGGCGGAGGTCGCCGAGCGCGCCGGGTCGATCGCGCTGCAGACCAAGCAGCGCATCGCGGGCGTCGTCGAGAACATGTCGTGGATGGAGCTGCCCGACGGCACGCGCATGGAGGTGTTCGGCTCGGGCGGCGGCCAGACCGTCGCCGACTCGCTCACCCGCGCCATCGGTGCGCCGGTGCCGCTGCTCGGGCAGATCCCGCTGGAGACGGCGCTGCGCGAGTGCGGCGACGCGGGCACGCCGATCGTGCTCACGCACCCGGAGTCGGCCAGCGCGAAGGCGCTCTCGGCCGTGGCAGGCAAGCTCACGACGCGGGCCCGCGGCCTCGCCGGGATGAGCCTGAACCTCACCCCGGTCTCCCGGTAG
- the tatB gene encoding Sec-independent protein translocase protein TatB: MFDSVGWGEIIVLIVAGLFILGPERLPGAAAWLGGAIRQVKEYASGAREQLKGELGPEFDELRKPLEELRGLRNFNPRTAATRALFDDGPAEKPNGYVPPRNGATGSSAPNMTKNGSAATGTTPQPHPATGPAPETLARNERPPIDPDAT, translated from the coding sequence GTGTTCGACAGCGTCGGCTGGGGCGAGATCATCGTGTTGATCGTGGCCGGCCTGTTCATCCTCGGTCCGGAGCGGCTGCCCGGTGCGGCGGCCTGGCTCGGCGGCGCCATCCGCCAGGTCAAGGAGTACGCCTCCGGGGCCCGCGAGCAGCTCAAGGGCGAGCTCGGTCCGGAGTTCGACGAGCTGCGCAAGCCGCTGGAGGAGCTGCGCGGGCTGCGCAACTTCAACCCGCGCACCGCCGCCACCCGCGCGCTGTTCGACGACGGCCCGGCGGAGAAGCCCAACGGCTACGTCCCGCCCCGCAACGGCGCCACGGGCAGCAGCGCGCCGAACATGACGAAGAACGGCAGCGCGGCGACGGGCACCACGCCGCAGCCCCACCCCGCCACGGGCCCGGCCCCGGAGACGCTGGCGCGCAACGAGCGCCCGCCGATCGACCCCGACGCGACCTGA
- a CDS encoding DUF3830 family protein, protein MSKLLRISLERRGVSCTAELLEKQAPRTSAAVWEALAGGPLAGPAQHAKYARNEVYTIVPRFGPRIGYENTTVTPIPGDLCYFDFHGGVLDEAFKADQGIDSEAGGIDLAIFYGRNNLLINGDVGWVPGNVFGAIVDGLDVMAEACHDVWRSGSVGERLVYERVGA, encoded by the coding sequence TTGTCCAAGCTCCTGCGCATCAGTCTCGAGCGCCGCGGCGTCTCGTGCACCGCCGAACTGCTCGAGAAGCAGGCCCCCCGCACCAGCGCCGCCGTGTGGGAGGCGCTCGCCGGCGGGCCGCTCGCCGGGCCCGCGCAGCACGCCAAGTACGCGCGCAACGAGGTCTACACGATCGTGCCGCGCTTCGGCCCGCGCATCGGCTACGAGAACACGACCGTCACGCCGATCCCCGGTGACCTCTGCTACTTCGACTTCCACGGCGGCGTCCTCGACGAGGCGTTCAAGGCCGACCAGGGGATCGACAGCGAGGCCGGCGGCATCGACCTCGCGATCTTCTACGGCCGCAACAACCTGCTCATCAACGGTGACGTGGGCTGGGTGCCGGGCAACGTGTTCGGTGCGATCGTCGACGGCCTCGACGTGATGGCCGAGGCCTGCCACGACGTCTGGCGCTCGGGCAGCGTCGGCGAGCGCCTGGTCTACGAGCGGGTGGGCGCGTGA
- a CDS encoding D-2-hydroxyacid dehydrogenase, giving the protein MPVSADQGHEPVITILHSDDRPKHLDGPNVRFVTDETLTAALPGTEVLLVWDFTSTAVRDAWPAADSLRWVHTASAGVDRLTFPALLGSDVVLTNSRGVFDVPMAEYVTGLVIAMAKDLAGTLDAQSRREWRHRESERVGGRTAVVVGSGPIGRATATMLSAVGMTVELVGRRAGEGVHAIDALPGLLPRAEWLVLAAPLTDSTRGMLDAAAIRLLPPRARVVNVGRGALIVQDDLVAALRDGHLAGAALDVFEREPLPADSPLWDLPGVIVSPHMSGDILGWRDELEALFVANLDRFRVGEPLENVVDKTLGFVTSGELASPPTRTGSAR; this is encoded by the coding sequence GTGCCCGTTTCCGCTGATCAGGGGCACGAACCCGTCATCACGATCCTGCACTCCGACGACCGGCCGAAGCACCTCGACGGCCCGAACGTCCGGTTCGTCACCGACGAGACGCTCACCGCTGCGCTCCCCGGCACCGAGGTCCTGCTCGTCTGGGACTTCACCTCCACCGCCGTCCGCGACGCCTGGCCGGCCGCCGACTCCCTGCGCTGGGTCCACACCGCGAGCGCCGGCGTCGACCGGCTGACGTTCCCGGCGCTGCTCGGCTCCGACGTCGTGCTGACGAACTCGCGCGGCGTCTTCGACGTGCCGATGGCCGAGTACGTCACCGGCCTCGTGATCGCCATGGCCAAGGACCTCGCCGGCACGCTCGACGCGCAGTCGCGGCGCGAGTGGCGCCACCGGGAGAGCGAGCGGGTCGGCGGGCGCACGGCCGTCGTCGTCGGCAGCGGGCCGATCGGCCGCGCCACGGCGACGATGCTGTCGGCCGTCGGGATGACCGTCGAGCTGGTGGGCCGCCGCGCGGGCGAGGGGGTGCACGCGATCGACGCGCTGCCCGGGCTGCTGCCGCGCGCGGAGTGGCTGGTGCTCGCGGCGCCGCTCACCGACAGCACCCGCGGCATGCTCGACGCCGCGGCGATCCGGCTGCTGCCGCCGCGCGCGCGGGTCGTCAACGTCGGGCGCGGGGCGCTGATCGTGCAGGACGACCTGGTCGCGGCCCTGCGCGACGGCCACCTCGCCGGCGCCGCCCTCGACGTCTTCGAGCGCGAGCCGCTGCCCGCCGACTCCCCCCTGTGGGACCTGCCCGGCGTCATCGTCTCGCCGCACATGTCGGGTGACATCCTCGGCTGGCGCGACGAGCTCGAGGCCCTGTTCGTCGCCAACCTCGACCGCTTCCGGGTGGGCGAGCCGCTGGAGAACGTGGTCGACAAGACCCTCGGATTCGTGACGTCGGGCGAGCTCGCGAGCCCGCCCACCAGGACGGGAAGTGCCCGATGA
- a CDS encoding MarR family winged helix-turn-helix transcriptional regulator — protein sequence MTPSVDELGAWRAFLRAHATITRVLEAELVAEQDLSLAAYDVLVQLAEAPDRRLRMTELADAVLLSRSGVTRLVDRMERGGLVSRTRVPGDGRGVAAELTEAGFHRLRVAARTHLAGVLRHFVARLDADDLCALERISRRLAD from the coding sequence ATGACCCCGTCGGTCGACGAGCTGGGTGCGTGGCGGGCGTTCCTGCGCGCGCACGCCACGATCACCCGCGTCCTGGAGGCCGAGCTCGTCGCCGAGCAGGACCTCTCCCTGGCCGCCTACGACGTGCTGGTGCAGCTGGCCGAGGCGCCCGACCGCCGCCTGCGGATGACCGAGCTCGCCGACGCCGTGCTGCTCTCGCGCTCGGGCGTCACGCGGCTCGTCGACCGCATGGAGCGGGGCGGGCTCGTCTCGCGCACCCGGGTGCCGGGCGACGGCCGCGGCGTCGCCGCCGAGCTCACCGAGGCCGGCTTCCACCGCCTGCGGGTGGCCGCGCGGACGCACCTGGCCGGGGTGCTGCGGCACTTCGTCGCCCGGCTCGACGCGGACGACCTGTGCGCGCTGGAGCGGATCAGCCGCCGGCTCGCGGACTGA
- a CDS encoding DUF1003 domain-containing protein codes for MPEITTRRRLDRPGRRRFELDPDSFARISERIARFLGTGRFLAIQTVIVIVWIVLNLVAVSLRWDPYPFILLNLAFSTQAAYAAPLILLAQNRQDDRDRVALEEDRSRAERTKADTEYLARELAALRVAVGEVATRDYLRGELERLGDRLHPKG; via the coding sequence GTGCCTGAGATCACGACGCGCCGCCGGCTCGACCGGCCCGGCCGCCGCCGCTTCGAGCTCGACCCCGACAGCTTCGCCCGCATCTCCGAGCGCATCGCGCGGTTCCTGGGCACCGGCCGGTTCCTGGCGATCCAGACCGTCATCGTGATCGTGTGGATCGTGCTCAACCTGGTGGCGGTGTCGCTGCGCTGGGACCCCTACCCCTTCATCCTGCTCAACCTGGCCTTCTCCACCCAGGCCGCGTACGCCGCCCCGCTGATCCTGCTGGCCCAGAACCGCCAGGACGACCGCGACCGCGTGGCGCTGGAGGAGGACCGCAGCCGCGCCGAGCGGACGAAGGCCGACACCGAGTACCTCGCGCGCGAGCTCGCCGCGCTGCGCGTGGCCGTCGGCGAGGTCGCCACCCGCGACTACCTGCGCGGCGAGCTGGAGCGCCTCGGCGACCGGCTCCACCCGAAGGGCTGA
- a CDS encoding alpha/beta fold hydrolase, translating into MHTTTSTATSADGTRIAYDRTGEGPAVVVAAGAFCDRRTFAPLAARLAGEFTVLTHDRRGRGGSGDAEGYDPRREVEDLAAVVDAAGGSAAAFGHSSGAVLVLEAAAAGVPLTRIAAYEPPYSVEPGGTDLRDEVTALVAQGRPADAAKRFLAASGMPAEALAGVDDEPWWPPMAALANTLPYDLALLGDGVPGPGLGRIAVPALLLGGGAGPDFFRDAVTTAAAAVPGAQVRFLDGQGHEVDQDVLAPVLAEFLRA; encoded by the coding sequence GTGCACACCACCACCTCGACCGCCACCTCCGCCGACGGCACCCGCATCGCCTACGACCGGACGGGGGAGGGGCCGGCGGTCGTCGTGGCCGCCGGCGCGTTCTGCGACCGCCGCACCTTCGCCCCGCTCGCCGCCCGGCTGGCGGGGGAGTTCACCGTGCTCACCCACGACCGCCGTGGCCGGGGCGGGAGCGGTGACGCCGAGGGGTACGACCCGCGCCGGGAGGTGGAGGACCTCGCCGCCGTCGTGGACGCCGCGGGCGGGAGCGCCGCCGCGTTCGGGCACTCCTCGGGGGCGGTGCTGGTGCTGGAGGCCGCGGCGGCGGGCGTGCCGCTCACGCGGATCGCCGCGTACGAGCCGCCGTACTCGGTCGAGCCGGGCGGCACGGACCTGCGCGACGAGGTCACCGCGCTGGTCGCGCAGGGCCGCCCGGCGGACGCGGCGAAGCGGTTCCTCGCGGCGTCCGGGATGCCGGCGGAGGCGCTCGCGGGCGTCGACGACGAGCCGTGGTGGCCGCCGATGGCCGCGCTCGCGAACACCCTCCCGTACGACCTGGCCCTGCTCGGTGACGGCGTCCCCGGCCCGGGCCTGGGCCGGATCGCGGTCCCTGCGCTGCTGCTCGGCGGCGGCGCCGGCCCCGACTTCTTCCGCGACGCCGTCACCACCGCCGCGGCCGCGGTGCCCGGCGCTCAGGTCCGGTTCCTCGACGGCCAGGGCCACGAGGTCGACCAGGACGTGCTGGCCCCGGTGCTCGCGGAGTTCCTGCGCGCCTGA
- a CDS encoding GntR family transcriptional regulator, translating to MDLSDMEPVERRSTAAIVADRIRTAIMRGTFPPGTQLGEVELAARLGVSRGPLREAMQRLVAEGLLRSERHRGLFVRDLGAADVRDIYHARASVERAAGLLLLDGDRAAAADRLDTAVDAMAAAVAAGDPVAIADSDHAFHAELVAASGSPRLRRMADGLLVETRMCLAALQQTAPPPEGLLAEHRELCDAVRAGDRDRLTAALEAHMADAVDRILAPVAVAPPAPALPA from the coding sequence GTGGACCTCTCGGACATGGAGCCGGTCGAGCGGCGGTCGACCGCCGCGATCGTGGCCGACCGGATCCGCACGGCGATCATGCGCGGCACGTTCCCGCCGGGCACCCAGCTCGGCGAGGTCGAGCTGGCGGCCCGGCTCGGCGTGAGCCGCGGGCCGCTGCGCGAGGCGATGCAGCGGCTCGTCGCGGAGGGGCTGCTGCGCAGCGAGCGGCACCGCGGGCTCTTCGTCCGCGACCTCGGCGCCGCCGACGTGCGCGACATCTACCACGCGCGGGCGTCGGTCGAGCGGGCCGCGGGCCTGCTCCTGCTCGACGGCGACCGCGCCGCCGCCGCCGACCGCCTCGACACCGCGGTGGACGCGATGGCCGCCGCCGTCGCCGCAGGCGACCCGGTGGCGATCGCCGACTCCGACCACGCCTTCCACGCCGAGCTCGTCGCGGCGTCGGGGAGCCCGCGGCTGCGGAGGATGGCCGACGGCCTGCTCGTCGAGACCCGCATGTGCCTCGCCGCGCTCCAGCAGACCGCCCCACCCCCCGAGGGACTGCTCGCCGAGCACCGCGAGCTGTGCGACGCGGTGCGGGCGGGCGACCGCGACCGGCTCACCGCCGCGCTGGAGGCCCACATGGCCGACGCGGTGGACCGGATCCTGGCGCCGGTGGCGGTGGCCCCGCCGGCCCCCGCCCTTCCGGCCTGA
- a CDS encoding amidase: protein MSSADLTAVELLDAYRSGELSPVEATRDALARIETYDPVVNAFCLVEANDAQTAAKESEARWHRGEPHGLLDGVPTSIKDLLLTTGRPTLRGSLTIDPAGPWDVDAPAVARLREHNAVVIGRTTTPELGWKGVTDSPLTGVTRNPWNPALTAGGSSGGSAAAVALGMGALSLGTDGGGSVRIPAGFTGTSTIKPTYGRVPAYPASPYGTLAHIGPMARSVADAALLLDVISGFDPRDPWALPTPAPVSAAVGDVRIAGLRIASSATLGYVDVHPEVAAAFEAAVDVFAALGALVTEVDPGFSDPVDAFETLWFSGAAKSIEHLGPEQRAGMDQGLVAAAEQGARASALDYLTAMAVRNDLGRTMGEFHLRHSLLLTPTLPIPAFEAGVEVPAGSARERWTSWTPFTYPFNMTQQPAASVPCGFTRDGLPIGLQIVGPRHADAAVLAAAHAFQSTTDWHLQRPRPAV, encoded by the coding sequence ATGAGCTCCGCCGACCTCACCGCCGTCGAACTGCTCGACGCCTACCGCTCGGGAGAGCTCTCCCCCGTCGAGGCCACCCGCGACGCGCTCGCGCGGATCGAGACCTACGACCCGGTCGTCAACGCGTTCTGCCTGGTCGAGGCAAACGACGCGCAGACCGCGGCCAAGGAGTCGGAGGCGCGCTGGCACCGGGGCGAGCCGCACGGCCTGCTCGACGGCGTGCCGACGTCGATCAAGGACCTGCTGCTCACGACCGGCCGGCCCACGCTGCGCGGCTCGCTGACGATCGACCCCGCGGGGCCCTGGGACGTCGACGCGCCCGCGGTCGCGCGGCTGCGCGAGCACAACGCCGTGGTCATCGGCCGGACGACCACACCCGAGCTGGGCTGGAAGGGCGTCACCGACTCCCCGCTGACGGGCGTCACGCGCAACCCGTGGAACCCGGCGCTCACGGCGGGCGGGTCGAGCGGCGGGAGCGCGGCGGCCGTCGCCCTCGGGATGGGCGCGCTCAGCCTCGGCACCGACGGCGGCGGCTCGGTCCGCATCCCGGCCGGCTTCACCGGCACCTCGACCATCAAGCCGACCTACGGCCGCGTGCCCGCCTACCCGGCCAGCCCGTACGGCACGCTCGCCCACATCGGGCCGATGGCGCGCAGCGTCGCCGACGCGGCCCTGCTGCTCGACGTCATCTCCGGCTTCGACCCGCGCGACCCCTGGGCCCTCCCCACCCCCGCACCCGTCTCGGCCGCCGTCGGCGACGTCCGGATCGCGGGGCTGCGGATCGCGTCGAGCGCCACCCTCGGCTACGTCGACGTGCACCCGGAGGTCGCGGCGGCGTTCGAGGCGGCCGTCGACGTGTTCGCCGCACTCGGCGCGCTGGTCACCGAGGTCGACCCCGGCTTCTCCGACCCCGTCGACGCGTTCGAGACGCTGTGGTTCTCCGGGGCCGCGAAGTCGATCGAGCACCTGGGGCCCGAGCAGCGCGCCGGCATGGACCAGGGCCTGGTGGCGGCGGCCGAGCAGGGGGCGCGGGCGAGCGCGCTGGACTACCTGACCGCGATGGCCGTGCGCAACGACCTCGGCCGCACGATGGGCGAGTTCCACCTGCGGCACTCGCTGCTGCTCACCCCGACGCTGCCGATCCCGGCGTTCGAGGCCGGCGTCGAGGTGCCGGCGGGGTCGGCGCGGGAGCGCTGGACGTCGTGGACGCCCTTCACCTACCCGTTCAACATGACCCAGCAGCCGGCCGCGAGCGTGCCGTGCGGCTTCACGCGCGACGGACTGCCGATCGGCCTGCAGATCGTCGGGCCCCGCCACGCCGACGCAGCGGTCCTGGCGGCCGCCCACGCGTTCCAGTCGACGACGGACTGGCACCTGCAGCGACCGCGCCCGGCGGTCTGA
- a CDS encoding maleate cis-trans isomerase: MTTVGILYPGYSAEDDYPRAEKLLDGPRLPLVHTEMREDAHRVDALLDIGGDDVLAAGAASLPGPLDSIIWACTSGSFVFGWDGAAAQVEALGRASGVPASSTSFAFADACAHLGVTRVAVGATYPDDVAERFVAFLARAGVEVVSLSARGIVTAAEVGTLPADDVLAFAAAADHPDAQALLLPDTALHTVDVLDALDARVGKPVLTANQVSIWQGLRLAGAGGPRSGFGRLFAGRGMEGATEEARGGWD; this comes from the coding sequence GTGACCACCGTCGGCATCCTCTACCCCGGCTACTCCGCCGAGGACGACTACCCGCGTGCGGAGAAGCTGCTCGACGGGCCGCGGCTCCCGCTCGTGCACACCGAGATGCGCGAGGACGCCCACCGCGTCGACGCGCTGCTCGACATCGGCGGCGACGACGTGCTGGCCGCGGGCGCGGCGTCGCTCCCGGGACCCCTCGACTCGATCATCTGGGCCTGCACCAGCGGCAGCTTCGTCTTCGGCTGGGACGGCGCCGCCGCGCAGGTCGAGGCGCTGGGCCGGGCGTCGGGGGTGCCGGCGTCGAGCACGTCGTTCGCGTTCGCCGACGCCTGCGCGCACCTCGGCGTCACGCGCGTCGCGGTGGGCGCGACCTACCCCGACGACGTCGCGGAGCGGTTCGTCGCGTTCCTCGCGCGGGCCGGCGTCGAGGTGGTGTCGCTGTCGGCGCGCGGGATCGTCACCGCGGCGGAGGTGGGCACGCTGCCCGCCGACGACGTGCTGGCCTTCGCCGCCGCGGCCGACCACCCCGACGCGCAGGCGCTGCTGCTGCCCGACACCGCGCTGCACACCGTCGACGTGCTCGACGCCCTCGACGCGCGCGTCGGCAAGCCGGTGCTCACGGCCAACCAGGTGAGCATCTGGCAGGGCCTGCGCCTGGCCGGGGCGGGCGGCCCGCGCAGCGGGTTCGGCCGGCTGTTCGCGGGCCGGGGGATGGAAGGGGCGACGGAGGAGGCCCGGGGCGGGTGGGACTAG
- a CDS encoding magnesium transporter MgtE N-terminal domain-containing protein, translating to MASDRVFVARLVGLEVFGPDGERIGRVRDVLVTVRVDASPPRVLGIVVEMVTRRRIFVPMLRVTSIDPSAVTLATGSVSLRGFSQRPNETLVVGQLLDAPVTIVDGGVPAVVVDAAIEPTRSRDWVVGRLAVRARRHGLTRRGQVQELPWSAVTGLSLTDRQGTAGLLSVLETMRPADVAATLSELPEKRQHEVVDALDDERLADVFEEMSDSDQRALLAHLDVERAADVLEAMSPDDAADLLGDLPTAESDALLALMQPGDSAPVRRLMRYSSDTAGGLMTPEPVILRPDATVAEALARIRNPDLPVALASMVFVCRAPSETPTGRYLGCAHVQRLLREAPFELVAGVVDTGLARLSPNATLGEIARYFAAYNLVAGPVVDDEDHLLGAVTVDDVLDHLLPPDWRDRFTDEAAPDPSPEAAGA from the coding sequence GGCTGGTCGGCCTCGAGGTGTTCGGGCCCGACGGCGAACGGATCGGCCGCGTCCGCGACGTGCTGGTCACCGTCCGGGTCGACGCCAGCCCGCCGCGGGTGCTGGGCATCGTGGTCGAGATGGTCACGCGGCGGCGGATCTTCGTGCCGATGCTGCGGGTCACGAGCATCGACCCGAGCGCGGTCACCCTCGCCACCGGATCGGTCAGCCTGCGCGGGTTCTCCCAGCGCCCCAACGAGACGCTCGTGGTCGGCCAGCTGCTCGACGCGCCCGTCACGATCGTCGACGGCGGGGTGCCCGCGGTCGTCGTCGACGCCGCGATCGAGCCGACGCGCTCCCGGGACTGGGTGGTCGGCCGCCTGGCCGTGCGCGCGCGCCGGCACGGCCTGACGCGGCGCGGGCAGGTGCAGGAGCTGCCGTGGTCGGCGGTCACCGGGCTCTCGCTCACCGACCGGCAGGGCACCGCGGGGCTGCTCTCGGTGCTGGAGACGATGCGCCCCGCCGACGTCGCCGCCACGCTGTCGGAGCTGCCCGAGAAGCGCCAGCACGAGGTCGTCGACGCCCTCGACGACGAGCGCCTCGCCGACGTGTTCGAGGAGATGTCGGACTCCGACCAGCGCGCGCTGCTCGCCCACCTCGACGTCGAGCGCGCCGCCGACGTGCTCGAGGCGATGAGCCCCGACGACGCCGCCGACCTCCTCGGCGACCTCCCCACCGCCGAGTCCGACGCCCTGCTCGCGCTGATGCAGCCCGGCGACTCGGCCCCGGTGCGGCGCCTGATGCGCTACTCCTCCGACACCGCGGGCGGGCTGATGACACCCGAACCGGTGATCCTGCGCCCCGACGCGACGGTGGCGGAGGCGCTGGCCCGCATCCGCAACCCCGACCTCCCCGTCGCCCTGGCCAGCATGGTGTTCGTCTGCCGCGCGCCGTCGGAGACGCCGACGGGCCGCTACCTGGGCTGCGCGCACGTGCAGCGGCTGCTGCGGGAGGCGCCGTTCGAGCTGGTGGCGGGCGTCGTCGACACGGGGCTCGCGCGCCTGTCCCCGAACGCGACGCTCGGCGAGATCGCGCGGTACTTCGCGGCGTACAACCTCGTGGCCGGTCCCGTCGTCGACGACGAGGACCACCTGCTCGGCGCCGTCACCGTCGACGACGTGCTGGACCACCTGCTGCCGCCGGACTGGCGCGACCGGTTCACCGACGAGGCCGCACCCGACCCGTCCCCGGAGGCCGCCGGTGCCTGA
- a CDS encoding aspartate aminotransferase family protein has translation MARLSPVLQQATPVQVARGEGSYLYDTDGRRHLDFTAGIGVTSTGHCHPRVVAAAQEQVATLIHGQYTTVMHQPLLRLTERLGDVLPAGIDRVFFLNSGSEAVEASVRLARHATGRQTIIAFDGGFHGRTMGAAALTTSGAKIRAGIGPMMGGVAFAPFPYAFRYGWSEEETVAFCLKELDRILVTAAPARDVAAFLIEPVLGEGGYVPTPPAFLQGLRERADANGILLIADEVQTGYGRTGRFWGHQHVDGLAPDILITAKGLASGFPLSAIAAPEAIMSKALPGSQGGTYGGNAVACAAALATLDVIQDENLVANAGEQGLRLLEGLRKAAVDHPGVADVRGLGLMVGNEFLTADGAPDAAAATRAHGAAAERGLLLLTCGPFGNVVRMIPPLVVTAEQVDEGVELWSEALRAAAR, from the coding sequence ATGGCTCGGCTGTCCCCCGTCCTCCAGCAGGCGACCCCCGTGCAGGTCGCGCGCGGTGAGGGTTCCTACCTGTACGACACCGACGGCCGCCGCCACCTCGACTTCACCGCCGGCATCGGCGTCACGAGCACCGGCCACTGCCACCCGCGGGTCGTCGCGGCGGCGCAGGAGCAGGTCGCGACGCTGATCCACGGGCAGTACACGACGGTCATGCACCAGCCGCTGCTGCGCCTGACCGAGCGCCTGGGCGACGTCCTGCCCGCCGGCATTGACCGCGTCTTCTTCCTCAACTCCGGCAGCGAGGCCGTCGAGGCGTCGGTCCGCCTGGCCCGCCACGCCACCGGCCGCCAGACGATCATCGCCTTCGACGGCGGTTTCCACGGTCGCACGATGGGCGCCGCCGCCCTCACCACGTCCGGCGCGAAGATCCGCGCGGGCATCGGCCCGATGATGGGCGGGGTCGCGTTCGCGCCGTTCCCGTACGCGTTCCGCTACGGCTGGAGCGAGGAGGAGACCGTCGCCTTCTGCCTCAAGGAGCTCGACCGGATCCTGGTCACGGCCGCGCCCGCCCGCGACGTCGCCGCGTTCCTCATCGAGCCGGTCCTGGGCGAGGGCGGCTACGTCCCGACGCCGCCCGCGTTCCTGCAGGGCCTGCGCGAGCGCGCCGACGCAAACGGCATCCTGCTCATCGCCGACGAGGTGCAGACCGGCTACGGCCGCACCGGCCGCTTCTGGGGCCACCAGCACGTCGACGGCCTCGCGCCCGACATCCTCATCACCGCCAAGGGCCTCGCCTCGGGCTTCCCGCTCTCGGCGATCGCGGCCCCCGAGGCGATCATGAGCAAGGCGCTGCCCGGCTCCCAGGGCGGCACCTACGGCGGCAACGCGGTGGCCTGCGCGGCCGCGCTCGCCACGCTCGACGTGATCCAGGACGAGAACCTCGTCGCCAACGCGGGGGAGCAGGGCCTGCGCCTGCTCGAGGGCCTGCGCAAGGCGGCCGTCGACCACCCCGGCGTCGCCGACGTCCGCGGGCTCGGGCTCATGGTCGGCAACGAGTTCCTGACCGCCGACGGCGCGCCCGACGCCGCCGCGGCCACCCGCGCGCACGGCGCCGCCGCCGAGCGCGGCCTGCTGCTGCTGACCTGCGGCCCGTTCGGCAACGTCGTCCGGATGATCCCGCCGCTGGTCGTCACGGCCGAGCAGGTCGACGAGGGCGTGGAGCTGTGGTCGGAGGCCCTGCGCGCCGCGGCCCGGTAG